A window of Mycolicibacterium fluoranthenivorans contains these coding sequences:
- a CDS encoding fumarylacetoacetate hydrolase family protein, whose translation MKLRRVRTADGVELQSQDANGSWQATADDTPLGGRVFDRDWELARADEHLQHSAMLLPFQPLSFRDFMLYEQHVLNASRGLVRRFHPGQYRLVKTVETLTRRTFPLLKPKPLFYAQPMYYMSNAMTFVPSGTPIAAPSYSQALDYELEIGFVLARGLFNATPAEALDAIGAFVVLNDWSARDVQRAEMDSGFGPQKAKHFASSLSEVAVTADEILPRIDALRGTVSINGSVVSTVTSAGMQHGLGEVLAHASRSEHLRAGELFGTGTLSGGSGMETGRWLNLGDSVELAIDGIGRIEHTVIES comes from the coding sequence GTGAAGCTCAGACGTGTACGCACCGCCGATGGCGTGGAGCTGCAAAGCCAGGACGCCAACGGTTCCTGGCAGGCGACCGCTGACGACACCCCGTTGGGGGGTCGGGTCTTCGACAGGGACTGGGAACTCGCCCGAGCCGACGAGCACCTGCAGCACAGTGCGATGTTGTTGCCTTTTCAGCCGCTATCGTTCCGCGACTTCATGCTCTACGAGCAGCACGTGCTCAACGCCAGCCGTGGTCTGGTCCGGCGATTCCATCCCGGGCAGTATCGACTCGTCAAAACCGTCGAAACCCTTACACGGCGCACGTTCCCGCTTCTCAAACCCAAGCCACTGTTCTACGCCCAGCCCATGTACTACATGTCCAACGCGATGACGTTCGTCCCGTCAGGTACTCCGATCGCCGCACCGTCGTACAGCCAGGCTCTGGATTACGAGTTGGAGATCGGATTCGTGCTCGCGCGCGGGCTGTTCAACGCAACCCCCGCCGAGGCGCTCGACGCGATCGGGGCGTTCGTCGTACTCAACGATTGGAGCGCCCGCGACGTACAGCGCGCCGAAATGGACAGCGGATTCGGCCCGCAGAAGGCCAAGCACTTCGCCAGTTCACTGTCGGAGGTCGCCGTCACCGCCGACGAGATCCTTCCTCGCATCGACGCGCTTCGCGGCACGGTGTCGATCAACGGTTCGGTCGTGTCGACGGTGACCAGCGCCGGCATGCAACACGGTCTGGGCGAGGTTCTCGCTCACGCCTCCCGAAGCGAACACTTGCGCGCCGGTGAACTCTTCGGCACCGGAACACTTTCCGGCGGCAGCGGCATGGAGACCGGGCGCTGGCTGAACCTGGGCGACTCCGTGGAGCTGGCCATCGACGGCATCGGGCGCATCGAACACACCGTCATCGAGTCATGA
- a CDS encoding NAD(P)H-dependent oxidoreductase subunit E gives MWDTDAAAGQLLEHLAQRGVLAADQRDVADADFLKEADVLRCTHNLPLSWHVTPRRKCQPLTPARAMTGPKVTGMGRSDGIGARFGGASMDFDTPDVDLGEPRPLSSGARPRSSSESGLRGVEVDALTRPKIRRGDHYVAAIGSENDYSTTQEQFSHGNFAAWLTARVGRRMTTDIATILDRYARDRTRLIDILWDVHREDGYVSAEAAARIAEWLGLTVGDVLETVTFYHFFHTTPAGRHRIYLSNNVIAKTRGYREVYAALEDTTGTRFGAPGSADFGLFETACIGLSDHEPAMLVDDVVFTDLTPATVAKVIERMQNGESAANIANPAGLSCDEVAYVEALVPSAVHTTGPVFFGLDTDYRALLDRCLGMTPEAVIATISESGLRGLGGAGFPTGNKWKLCRAAAGAEKYIICNADEGEPGTFKDRALLTKSPKQVFAGMAIAAHAVGARRGIFYLRGEYVYLQAYLARQLAELRDDGVLGGGFDIRIQLGAGAYICGDETALIESCEGRRGTPRLKPPFPVEHGFLGQPTVVNNVETFAAASRVMQEGAGWFTSMGVPGSSGTRLLSVSGDCAAPGIYEVEWGVRLLEVLDMIGADDARAVQISGPSGEMLSVAADGDRRLAYDDLSCNGSFMVFNHDRDLIDVVADFTQFFVDESCGICVPCRAGNVLLRQKVGLVAAGEAMPSDLDDMVAWGEIVSRTSRCGLGVTSSNPILTTLNKFPEIYRAGLREPNDGVLPSFDVVAELSGYARAVAELAPQEST, from the coding sequence GTGTGGGACACGGACGCCGCGGCTGGACAGCTTCTGGAACATCTCGCCCAGCGAGGCGTTCTTGCCGCCGACCAGCGGGACGTCGCCGATGCCGATTTCCTCAAAGAAGCGGACGTACTCCGATGTACCCATAACCTGCCCCTCTCGTGGCACGTCACGCCACGTCGCAAATGCCAACCTCTCACTCCGGCTCGGGCGATGACAGGGCCGAAGGTCACTGGAATGGGTCGCAGCGACGGGATCGGTGCGCGCTTCGGTGGGGCCAGCATGGATTTCGACACTCCGGACGTTGATCTCGGAGAACCGAGGCCCTTGTCCTCTGGTGCACGACCGCGATCGTCGTCAGAATCTGGGTTGCGTGGAGTTGAAGTCGATGCCCTGACCAGACCGAAGATCCGACGAGGAGATCACTATGTCGCCGCGATTGGCAGCGAAAACGACTATTCGACAACGCAAGAGCAGTTCAGCCATGGTAACTTTGCCGCCTGGCTTACTGCTCGAGTAGGGCGGCGCATGACGACCGATATCGCGACGATTCTCGACCGGTACGCGCGAGACCGCACCAGGCTCATCGACATCCTCTGGGATGTACACCGCGAGGACGGCTACGTTTCTGCTGAAGCCGCTGCCCGGATAGCCGAATGGCTCGGGCTGACAGTCGGAGACGTTCTGGAGACGGTGACGTTTTACCATTTCTTCCACACCACACCGGCGGGCCGCCATCGCATCTATCTGAGCAACAACGTCATCGCCAAGACGCGCGGCTACCGCGAGGTGTATGCCGCCTTGGAAGACACGACCGGAACACGGTTCGGCGCGCCAGGCTCGGCTGATTTCGGATTGTTCGAAACCGCGTGCATCGGATTGAGCGACCATGAACCGGCGATGCTGGTCGACGATGTCGTATTCACCGATCTGACACCTGCCACTGTCGCCAAGGTCATCGAGCGCATGCAAAACGGTGAGTCCGCGGCGAACATCGCGAATCCGGCCGGCCTGTCGTGCGACGAGGTGGCGTATGTCGAAGCGCTGGTCCCCAGCGCCGTGCATACGACGGGGCCGGTGTTCTTCGGTCTCGACACCGATTACCGAGCGCTACTGGACCGCTGCCTCGGCATGACGCCGGAAGCCGTGATCGCGACCATCTCGGAATCCGGGCTGCGGGGACTGGGTGGTGCGGGATTCCCTACAGGCAATAAGTGGAAGTTGTGCCGCGCGGCCGCCGGCGCCGAGAAGTACATCATCTGCAACGCAGATGAGGGCGAACCGGGGACGTTCAAGGACCGGGCTTTGCTGACGAAGTCACCCAAGCAGGTGTTCGCGGGTATGGCGATCGCGGCCCACGCCGTCGGCGCCCGTCGCGGCATCTTTTACCTTCGCGGCGAATACGTGTATCTGCAGGCCTACCTCGCCAGGCAATTGGCCGAGTTACGCGACGACGGGGTACTCGGCGGCGGCTTCGACATCCGCATCCAGCTCGGCGCCGGCGCCTACATCTGTGGTGACGAAACCGCGCTGATCGAATCCTGCGAGGGAAGGCGGGGTACGCCGCGGCTCAAGCCGCCCTTCCCGGTCGAGCACGGTTTCCTGGGCCAGCCGACGGTGGTGAACAATGTCGAAACATTCGCCGCGGCGAGCCGAGTCATGCAGGAGGGCGCCGGATGGTTCACGTCGATGGGCGTGCCAGGGTCATCGGGTACTCGGCTGCTCAGCGTCTCCGGTGACTGCGCCGCGCCAGGGATATACGAGGTGGAGTGGGGAGTGAGGTTGCTTGAGGTACTCGACATGATCGGCGCAGACGACGCCCGGGCGGTCCAAATCAGTGGACCGTCTGGCGAGATGCTCTCGGTGGCGGCCGACGGCGACCGCAGGCTGGCCTACGACGATCTGTCCTGCAACGGCTCGTTCATGGTGTTCAACCACGACCGTGACCTGATCGACGTCGTCGCGGACTTCACGCAGTTTTTCGTCGACGAATCCTGTGGCATCTGCGTGCCGTGCCGGGCCGGTAACGTGCTGCTACGTCAGAAGGTTGGCTTGGTGGCCGCCGGGGAGGCGATGCCGTCCGATCTCGACGACATGGTTGCCTGGGGTGAGATCGTTTCGCGTACCAGCCGATGCGGATTGGGCGTCACCTCATCCAATCCGATCCTGACAACGCTGAACAAGTTCCCGGAGATCTACCGGGCCGGACTTCGTGAGCCCAACGACGGTGTACTGCCGTCCTTCGACGTGGTGGCCGAGCTTTCCGGCTATGCGCGGGCCGTTGCCGAACTCGCACCGCAAGAGTCAACGTGA
- a CDS encoding 2Fe-2S iron-sulfur cluster-binding protein, which yields MTIRIEIDGDAVTTEKGRTLVDVAAEAGVYIPTLCYLPEHPALGTCRVCSVRVNGTVTAACAVKVSEGMRVEVNDPELADVRKALVEMLFSEGNHNCPSCEKSGRCTLQAVGYEVDMVVSRFPYQFPERVADHASERIWLERDRCIFCQRCVEFVRDLDTGKKIFSISGRGGDARIEIDIELANAMPAEQIREAVDICPVGTILQKGVGYDQPIGERSYDLESVRDQALEPSRRGESDHIGHQ from the coding sequence GTGACCATCCGGATCGAGATCGACGGTGATGCCGTGACCACCGAGAAAGGCAGGACACTCGTCGACGTGGCCGCGGAGGCGGGCGTCTACATCCCGACGTTGTGCTACCTGCCCGAACACCCCGCACTGGGGACGTGCCGGGTGTGTTCGGTCAGGGTCAACGGCACGGTCACGGCGGCCTGTGCGGTCAAGGTCAGCGAGGGGATGCGCGTTGAGGTCAACGACCCCGAACTCGCCGACGTCCGCAAGGCTTTGGTGGAGATGTTGTTCTCCGAGGGCAATCACAACTGTCCCAGCTGTGAGAAATCCGGTCGATGCACACTGCAGGCGGTGGGCTACGAGGTGGACATGGTGGTCTCGCGCTTTCCGTACCAGTTCCCCGAGCGGGTCGCCGACCATGCCTCGGAGAGGATCTGGCTGGAGCGCGACCGCTGCATTTTCTGCCAACGATGCGTGGAGTTCGTTCGGGATCTCGACACTGGCAAAAAGATCTTCAGCATCAGTGGCCGTGGGGGAGATGCTCGTATCGAGATCGACATCGAACTGGCCAACGCCATGCCCGCCGAGCAGATCCGAGAGGCTGTCGACATCTGTCCGGTCGGAACGATCCTCCAGAAAGGTGTGGGCTATGACCAGCCCATCGGCGAGCGGAGCTACGACCTCGAATCGGTGAGAGACCAGGCGCTGGAACCGTCGCGGAGGGGTGAGAGTGACCACATCGGACACCAATGA
- a CDS encoding hydrogenase maturation protease, with protein sequence MNVNAEPPCLSGDIFANSTSLIYGIGNVGRQDDGLGWAFVDRLEQCIPALPAHLRRTYQLGFEDADLISRYARVLFIDATKDPAVESFTLSRPEPELDLSFTSHAISVRAILATTLQCFGQIPDAYLLAIRGYEWELQEGLTGPAESNLEESLDLIPRLASRSNRRPNDASAG encoded by the coding sequence ATGAACGTCAACGCTGAGCCGCCTTGCTTGTCGGGCGATATCTTCGCCAATTCGACCTCGTTGATCTACGGCATCGGAAACGTGGGACGACAGGACGACGGACTGGGCTGGGCCTTTGTCGACAGGCTCGAACAGTGCATTCCTGCACTACCCGCGCACCTGCGCCGCACCTATCAGCTCGGCTTCGAAGACGCGGATTTGATCAGTCGATATGCGCGGGTGCTGTTCATCGACGCCACCAAAGATCCAGCGGTCGAATCATTCACACTCAGCCGGCCCGAGCCCGAACTGGATCTCAGCTTTACCTCCCATGCGATTTCGGTGCGGGCGATCCTGGCTACCACACTGCAGTGTTTCGGGCAGATCCCTGACGCTTATCTGTTGGCGATCCGCGGCTATGAGTGGGAACTTCAGGAGGGATTGACGGGCCCCGCCGAAAGCAACCTCGAGGAGTCACTGGACCTGATCCCGAGGCTGGCCAGCCGCTCCAATCGACGGCCGAACGACGCGAGTGCTGGCTGA
- a CDS encoding SGNH hydrolase domain-containing protein → MRAVAVALVVLFHAGIPGFGGGYVGVDVFFVISGFLISTHLLESLQNGGRIGYAGFYARRARRLLPAAFLVIVATLIAATIVVSPVQFGYVVKDAVAAALYVPNLLFAYNATDYLAEKTPSLFLHYWSLGVEEQFYLVWPVLLAFVFGRFALRWRFGFTLAGLTGASFLLCVWLTGFSQANAFFLLPARMWEFGLGALVALGLLRRGRVLPSSIAPLAGWVGLGAITAGGVLFSTVTEYPGYAVAVPVIGAALLIAAGPVARGPAVILSLRPVTWLGDISYSLYLVHWPVLMLPVAATGYMETLPLWLRVIAATACVPLAWLLYRYVERPGQRAAWLTAARPRRTFAVAAAGMAAIVVVAATAVVTLNRPLSTAKPVAHTPLTLKPAGTPYVPDNLSPALEAAESDQPVVYANGCHQSQWSTDATGCLTGTNPGAPLVALFGDSHATQWYPALSALAERGVIRLDSHTKSACPAVPIRIAHYAACAAWRSAVIDKLVESKPDLILLAGYPRNYLSRSDAPARDWGSALTTLLDQLPRASRVGVFADTPSIGVTPAICLGRFVDDALRCALPRTVALDQNIRATERELAAGRSVTYLDYADYLCNDSVCPAIIGDTLVYRDGSHLTATMSAGLAPLVGADVTALLPAARGNLTAAPAGRQLLIGRPGG, encoded by the coding sequence ATGCGCGCAGTAGCTGTGGCGCTGGTCGTCCTGTTCCATGCGGGGATCCCCGGTTTTGGCGGTGGTTACGTCGGCGTCGACGTGTTCTTTGTGATCTCAGGCTTCCTTATCAGCACCCACTTGCTGGAGAGTCTGCAGAATGGCGGCCGTATCGGTTACGCCGGGTTCTACGCGCGGCGGGCACGGCGCCTGCTGCCCGCGGCGTTCCTCGTGATCGTCGCCACGTTGATTGCGGCGACGATCGTGGTTTCGCCCGTGCAGTTCGGTTATGTCGTCAAAGACGCCGTCGCGGCCGCGCTCTACGTTCCCAACCTGTTGTTCGCGTACAACGCGACCGACTACCTCGCGGAAAAGACACCTTCGCTGTTTCTGCATTACTGGTCGCTCGGCGTGGAGGAGCAGTTCTACCTGGTGTGGCCCGTGCTGCTGGCGTTTGTGTTCGGGCGGTTCGCGTTGCGGTGGCGATTCGGGTTCACGCTCGCCGGTTTGACCGGGGCTTCGTTCCTGCTGTGTGTGTGGCTGACCGGATTCAGCCAGGCGAATGCATTCTTCCTGTTGCCCGCCCGCATGTGGGAGTTCGGGCTCGGCGCCCTCGTGGCCCTTGGTCTGCTCCGGCGTGGCCGTGTTCTGCCGTCTTCGATCGCCCCGTTGGCGGGATGGGTCGGGTTGGGCGCCATTACCGCCGGTGGAGTCCTGTTCTCCACGGTCACCGAGTACCCGGGGTACGCGGTGGCCGTCCCCGTCATCGGGGCGGCGCTGCTGATCGCAGCCGGACCCGTCGCCCGCGGGCCCGCCGTCATCCTGAGTCTTCGCCCCGTCACCTGGCTCGGTGACATCTCCTACTCGCTGTACCTGGTGCACTGGCCTGTCCTGATGCTGCCCGTCGCCGCGACGGGATATATGGAAACCCTGCCGCTTTGGCTGCGGGTCATTGCCGCGACGGCATGCGTTCCGCTGGCCTGGCTGCTCTATCGGTATGTAGAACGACCGGGTCAGCGAGCGGCGTGGCTGACCGCCGCGCGTCCGCGCCGAACCTTCGCAGTGGCCGCGGCCGGGATGGCCGCCATCGTCGTGGTCGCGGCGACGGCCGTGGTGACCCTCAACCGGCCACTGAGTACCGCCAAACCCGTGGCACATACGCCGTTGACCCTAAAACCCGCAGGCACGCCGTACGTCCCGGACAACCTCAGCCCTGCCCTCGAGGCGGCCGAGAGCGACCAGCCCGTCGTCTACGCCAACGGCTGCCATCAGTCGCAATGGTCCACCGACGCCACCGGCTGTCTGACCGGGACCAACCCGGGGGCACCTCTGGTGGCATTGTTCGGGGATTCCCATGCCACGCAGTGGTATCCGGCGCTGTCGGCGCTGGCCGAGCGTGGGGTGATACGGCTCGACAGCCATACCAAGAGTGCGTGCCCGGCCGTACCGATCCGCATTGCGCACTATGCGGCATGTGCTGCCTGGCGCAGCGCGGTGATCGACAAGCTCGTCGAGTCGAAACCCGACCTGATCCTGCTTGCCGGCTACCCGCGCAACTACCTGAGCCGATCGGATGCCCCGGCAAGGGATTGGGGGAGCGCACTGACCACCCTCCTCGATCAGTTACCCAGGGCGTCGCGCGTTGGCGTGTTCGCGGATACGCCGTCGATCGGCGTCACGCCGGCGATCTGCCTCGGGCGTTTCGTCGACGACGCGCTGCGCTGCGCATTACCGCGCACCGTCGCGCTCGATCAAAACATCCGCGCGACCGAGCGTGAGCTGGCGGCCGGTCGATCGGTCACCTATCTGGACTACGCCGACTATCTGTGCAACGACAGCGTGTGCCCGGCGATCATCGGTGACACGCTGGTGTACCGGGACGGTTCTCATCTCACCGCGACCATGAGTGCCGGATTGGCGCCGTTGGTCGGCGCCGACGTCACCGCCCTGCTGCCCGCGGCGCGGGGTAACCTGACCGCCGCTCCGGCCGGTCGCCAGCTGCTCATCGGCCGGCCGGGCGGATGA
- a CDS encoding Ni/Fe hydrogenase subunit alpha, which translates to MAKTIVIDPITRIEGHGKVVIELDDHHHVTDAKLHVVEFRGYERFIQGHPYWEAPVLMQRICGICCVSHHLAGAKVLDDMIGVGPASGTRLTSTAVKMRRLGHYAQMLQSHVTAYFYLVVPEMLFGMDAAPEQRNFIGLIEANPDLMKRVVRLRKWGQEVIEAVFGKRMHGISAVPGGVNKNLSASDVDRFLRGEDGLSSVDEVIEDAQLGLQMFYDFHEQHRVEVDGFATVSALNMCLVDDDGNVDYYDGRLKVVDEQKKLVREFDYRDYLEHISEGVEKWSYMKFPYLTDLGRDAGSVRVGPLARLNVTRSLSTPIAAEALDKFHAYTRGRANNMTLHTNWARTIEIIHAAEVVRDLLNDPDLQKDQLVVAPGADAWVGEGVGVVEAPRGTLLHHYRADREGSVTFANLIVATTQNNQVINLTVRSVAEDYLDGQPEITEGMMNAIEVGIRAYDPCLSCATHALGQMPLTVTVVDAKGHVLDERQR; encoded by the coding sequence ATGGCGAAGACGATCGTGATCGATCCGATCACCCGCATCGAGGGACATGGGAAGGTGGTCATCGAACTCGATGACCACCACCACGTCACCGATGCCAAGCTGCACGTGGTCGAGTTCCGCGGCTACGAGAGGTTCATCCAGGGTCACCCTTACTGGGAGGCGCCGGTCCTCATGCAGCGAATCTGCGGTATCTGCTGTGTCAGCCATCATCTGGCCGGGGCCAAGGTGCTCGACGACATGATCGGAGTGGGCCCGGCGTCCGGGACTCGTCTCACCTCCACCGCAGTCAAGATGCGCCGCCTTGGTCACTACGCGCAGATGCTGCAGTCGCATGTCACGGCCTACTTCTATCTGGTCGTGCCGGAGATGTTGTTCGGCATGGATGCCGCACCCGAGCAACGCAATTTCATTGGGCTGATCGAGGCCAATCCTGATCTGATGAAACGTGTTGTCCGGCTACGCAAATGGGGCCAGGAAGTCATCGAGGCCGTTTTCGGTAAGCGCATGCACGGTATCTCCGCAGTGCCCGGCGGCGTGAACAAGAACCTCTCCGCCTCCGACGTGGATCGATTCCTGCGGGGCGAGGACGGACTGTCGTCTGTCGACGAGGTCATCGAGGACGCCCAGCTGGGCCTGCAGATGTTCTACGACTTCCACGAGCAGCACCGTGTCGAGGTGGACGGCTTCGCAACGGTGTCTGCGCTGAACATGTGCCTGGTGGATGACGACGGGAACGTCGACTATTACGACGGCAGGCTCAAGGTGGTCGACGAGCAGAAGAAGCTCGTACGTGAATTTGATTACCGCGACTATCTCGAACACATCTCCGAGGGGGTGGAAAAGTGGAGCTACATGAAGTTCCCCTACCTCACCGACCTCGGCCGCGATGCCGGGTCGGTGCGGGTAGGTCCGCTGGCGCGGCTCAACGTCACACGATCCTTGTCGACCCCGATTGCCGCGGAGGCGCTGGACAAGTTCCACGCCTACACCCGCGGACGCGCCAACAACATGACGCTGCATACGAATTGGGCGCGAACCATCGAGATCATCCACGCAGCCGAAGTGGTCAGGGACCTTTTGAACGACCCAGATCTGCAGAAGGACCAGCTAGTGGTCGCGCCGGGTGCAGATGCCTGGGTCGGGGAGGGGGTCGGTGTCGTGGAAGCACCTCGGGGCACCCTACTGCACCACTACCGTGCCGATCGCGAAGGGAGCGTCACCTTCGCCAACCTGATCGTCGCCACCACACAGAACAACCAGGTGATCAACCTGACGGTGCGCAGCGTGGCCGAGGACTATCTCGACGGCCAGCCGGAGATAACGGAGGGCATGATGAACGCTATCGAGGTGGGGATCCGGGCCTATGATCCGTGCCTGAGCTGCGCCACCCACGCGCTGGGTCAGATGCCGTTGACGGTCACGGTGGTGGACGCGAAGGGCCACGTGCTGGATGAACGTCAACGCTGA
- a CDS encoding NADP oxidoreductase, protein MTTSDTNEFASHELPATPLDPELAATRAAKIKISMISLCGCWGCSLSLLDIDERMITLLDKITILRSSFTDIKRIPERCAIGFIEGGVANEENIETLRHFRENCDVLISVGACAIWGGVPSLRNLVGLKDCLAEAYTDSLTRPPGSRPVVPFDRRIPVLTNNVYPCHEVVHMDYFLPGCPPSADAILDVLEDLINGRPVNLPKTLNQFD, encoded by the coding sequence GTGACCACATCGGACACCAATGAGTTTGCTTCGCACGAACTTCCAGCCACACCGCTTGACCCTGAACTCGCCGCCACGCGCGCGGCCAAGATCAAGATCTCGATGATCAGCCTCTGCGGCTGCTGGGGATGCAGCTTGTCGTTGCTCGACATCGACGAGCGGATGATCACCCTGTTGGACAAGATCACGATATTGCGATCGTCGTTCACCGATATCAAGCGCATTCCGGAGCGGTGCGCGATCGGATTCATCGAAGGTGGGGTCGCCAACGAGGAGAACATCGAGACGCTGCGGCACTTCAGGGAAAACTGCGATGTGCTGATCTCGGTCGGCGCCTGCGCGATCTGGGGTGGCGTACCGTCCCTGCGTAACCTGGTCGGGCTCAAGGATTGTCTTGCCGAGGCCTACACGGACTCTCTGACGAGGCCGCCCGGCTCACGTCCGGTGGTGCCCTTCGACCGGCGGATCCCGGTCCTCACAAATAACGTGTACCCGTGCCACGAGGTCGTGCACATGGACTATTTCCTGCCTGGTTGCCCGCCGAGTGCCGACGCGATCCTCGACGTGCTCGAGGATCTGATCAACGGGCGCCCGGTGAATCTGCCCAAGACACTGAACCAGTTCGACTGA
- a CDS encoding TetR/AcrR family transcriptional regulator gives MTSPASADQRPRTAREVNRENLRDRLLDSAEELFAARGYFGVSVRDITDHASTRLAAVSDQFGGKEGLFRAVLLRRIQPLNDDRRTRLAALPVRGSGVRRLRALIDAFTEPMRQRAGDPGWDNYFRFIAQLANSGHPIQRLVAEDFNAIAADFIAALRALFPAADDAAIHDAYLHLVAATMHTYSNNLRLDSLTAGRLHTDDIDERHHALLRFAEGGVIALATARKGS, from the coding sequence ATGACCAGCCCCGCATCAGCCGACCAGCGGCCACGTACTGCGCGCGAAGTCAACCGGGAGAATTTGCGGGACCGGCTGCTTGACAGCGCCGAAGAACTCTTTGCCGCCCGCGGCTACTTCGGCGTCAGCGTCCGCGATATCACCGACCATGCCAGCACCCGCTTGGCTGCGGTCAGTGACCAATTCGGCGGCAAGGAAGGCCTGTTCCGCGCGGTCTTGCTGCGCCGCATCCAACCGCTCAATGACGATCGCCGCACCCGTCTGGCAGCGTTACCGGTCCGCGGGAGCGGAGTGCGGCGCCTGCGTGCACTGATCGACGCGTTCACCGAACCGATGCGCCAACGAGCTGGAGATCCGGGGTGGGACAACTACTTCCGGTTCATCGCTCAACTTGCCAACTCCGGACACCCCATCCAGCGCTTGGTCGCCGAGGATTTCAACGCCATCGCCGCCGACTTCATCGCCGCCTTGCGGGCTCTGTTTCCGGCCGCCGACGATGCCGCCATCCACGACGCCTACCTGCACCTGGTCGCGGCCACCATGCACACATACTCCAACAACCTGCGCCTAGACAGCCTCACCGCCGGCCGTTTGCACACTGACGATATCGACGAACGCCACCACGCGCTGCTGCGCTTCGCCGAAGGCGGCGTCATCGCCCTGGCCACAGCACGTAAGGGTTCTTGA
- a CDS encoding alpha/beta hydrolase family protein has product MAEATLLQKLAVTMCAVTRTTDLAARWTGAAPFLPALFVLRYANMGGLDHTLFAAQIRGARSFRDDRWCSYWNRIADAHARRATDLLRRLAGTDSPAVPDLTDPSAATTAENLDGLTAWIAPAAVLFADHGPQPDPRALAAVVDDHSPTGDRERITLAFKAIDAWVKAITYYQVSAFPGHDPHRMRAYWRSRHLFDALIGAMVPTLGLGVEHVDIPVGGGDTVRGYLVVPPGVGPHPVVLTTNGLEGTVQELAIPQLRYRDSGMAMFLMEMPGSYAYTDPMRPASEAAYHRVIDHLAIDARLDGDRIAMVGVSFGGYWTARLAATNDRLACAIACGAPTHRSFHGGALGTPQIILHALAKTVGAAHPIDLVGKLRALSIRDLYLDITIPLLVINGDHDTLMSTQDSSDLARAAANATLLLYPDDDHCAMGHYRQWLDYSQHWLLEQLAVTAN; this is encoded by the coding sequence ATGGCAGAGGCCACCCTGCTGCAGAAGCTCGCCGTCACGATGTGTGCGGTCACCCGCACCACGGATCTGGCTGCCCGCTGGACCGGGGCGGCGCCGTTTCTGCCCGCCCTGTTCGTGCTGCGCTACGCCAACATGGGTGGGCTCGACCACACCCTGTTCGCCGCGCAGATCCGCGGGGCGCGGTCCTTCCGCGACGACCGCTGGTGCAGTTACTGGAACCGCATCGCCGATGCCCACGCCCGGCGAGCCACCGACCTGTTACGTAGACTGGCCGGCACCGACTCCCCCGCCGTGCCCGACCTCACCGACCCGAGCGCCGCGACCACTGCCGAGAACCTCGACGGGCTGACCGCGTGGATAGCCCCCGCCGCGGTGCTGTTCGCCGATCACGGGCCACAACCGGACCCACGCGCGCTCGCCGCGGTCGTCGACGACCACTCCCCCACCGGTGATCGTGAACGAATCACGCTGGCCTTTAAGGCGATCGATGCATGGGTGAAGGCGATCACGTACTACCAGGTCAGCGCCTTTCCCGGACACGACCCTCATCGGATGCGGGCGTACTGGCGTTCACGGCACCTCTTCGACGCGTTGATCGGGGCGATGGTGCCCACGCTTGGCCTCGGCGTCGAACACGTCGATATCCCCGTCGGCGGCGGGGACACCGTCCGCGGCTACCTCGTCGTGCCGCCCGGAGTCGGACCGCACCCGGTGGTGTTGACCACCAATGGTCTGGAAGGCACCGTCCAGGAGTTGGCGATCCCTCAACTTCGCTACCGTGATTCGGGCATGGCGATGTTCCTGATGGAGATGCCCGGCAGCTACGCTTACACCGACCCGATGCGCCCGGCATCGGAGGCGGCCTACCACCGGGTGATCGATCATCTCGCCATCGACGCGCGCCTCGACGGCGACCGCATCGCCATGGTGGGGGTCAGCTTCGGCGGGTACTGGACCGCACGCCTGGCTGCCACCAATGACCGGCTCGCCTGTGCGATCGCGTGCGGGGCCCCCACACACCGGTCCTTTCACGGCGGCGCGCTGGGCACGCCGCAGATCATCCTGCACGCCCTGGCCAAGACCGTTGGTGCGGCCCACCCCATCGACCTGGTCGGCAAGCTCAGAGCGCTGTCCATCCGAGATCTCTACCTCGACATCACTATTCCGCTGCTGGTGATCAACGGAGATCACGACACCCTGATGAGCACCCAGGACAGCAGCGATCTCGCCCGCGCCGCCGCGAACGCCACCCTGCTGCTGTATCCCGACGACGATCACTGCGCGATGGGCCACTACCGCCAATGGCTGGACTACTCCCAGCATTGGCTGCTGGAGCAACTCGCGGTCACCGCGAACTAG